The following proteins are encoded in a genomic region of Sorangiineae bacterium MSr12523:
- a CDS encoding HEAT repeat domain-containing protein: protein MRRLLVPPLIALVLGAAPAQAVAQRVQTRPAPGRPRPPASAEPRALETTTDLRAHFGLDLVERLLRSDDPDNRLRGILRAATLGTPEAVARLIDIAEPSSTVRLDARALIEVARALAPSADKPATRAALVNLVNTPNPSASRSARTDDASSAFDADQVARLEMARGTAALALAQSGDAHAEEALFGILRAGGVGQKAAMTALAARPARNAALVGPSLVTPATIRLAVRTGDLRALDALRQAARSMDPVTRAAGLSALGEMGDGRGAELARAALGDVDARVRAAAARALVLLDAPERFRAVKALIDDTSTLAQGIELARTAQDDGVERALIARANAPIDADLRRAAVAALGYAHSPQALAALAGWLRNPLLSGDAAHALGRSPMRGAQATLDKALSDPATRRLGVRGALVRALVRGEKSSVFARTIEQLAQSREGADRALGVFARLAVGEGSLEKELGDPDARVRRSAALASLAGAERNAAAKVLARFTVERDPLTRTALLAGLVSGDQAGQVTTLELRARAEGQEADAPLAALALAQRGDTKEDANVNALLKSTDPLLRAHAARGLGGSPVPDAVGRLAAAYRYEPDATVRYALVLALASRMGQDRDAPARRETLKAAARLDPDDGVRWLAARALEGVPPPLEAAPADVTWLRATTADGGKPPPDLLGTLVRADGIAIPIVFDVDGYALVPGVPPGTARLILAPRVPAYDPAKP, encoded by the coding sequence GTGAGGCGCCTGCTCGTCCCGCCCCTGATTGCACTCGTGCTGGGGGCGGCTCCCGCGCAGGCCGTCGCACAGCGCGTGCAGACGCGCCCTGCGCCGGGCCGGCCGCGGCCTCCCGCGTCCGCCGAGCCCCGCGCGCTCGAAACGACGACCGATCTGCGCGCGCACTTCGGGCTCGATCTGGTGGAGCGCCTTCTGCGGTCGGACGATCCCGACAACCGCCTGCGCGGGATCCTTCGGGCGGCGACCTTGGGCACGCCCGAGGCCGTGGCCCGCTTGATCGACATCGCCGAGCCTTCGAGCACGGTGCGCCTCGATGCGCGGGCGCTCATCGAGGTGGCCCGCGCGCTGGCGCCCTCGGCGGACAAGCCAGCCACGCGCGCGGCGCTGGTGAACCTGGTGAACACGCCGAATCCCTCGGCAAGCCGCAGTGCGCGCACGGACGATGCATCGAGTGCCTTCGATGCCGACCAAGTCGCGCGGCTCGAAATGGCGCGCGGGACCGCGGCCCTGGCGCTCGCGCAATCGGGCGATGCGCACGCCGAGGAGGCGCTGTTCGGGATTTTGCGGGCCGGTGGCGTGGGGCAAAAAGCAGCGATGACCGCGCTCGCGGCGCGGCCTGCACGCAATGCGGCCCTCGTGGGGCCCTCGCTGGTGACGCCGGCGACCATTCGGCTCGCGGTTCGCACGGGCGATTTGCGCGCCCTCGATGCGCTCCGTCAGGCTGCGCGCTCGATGGATCCCGTGACGCGCGCCGCCGGGCTCTCCGCGCTGGGCGAGATGGGCGATGGGCGCGGGGCGGAGTTGGCACGCGCGGCCTTGGGCGACGTCGATGCGCGCGTGCGGGCGGCGGCGGCGCGCGCGCTGGTGCTGCTCGATGCACCGGAGCGATTTCGCGCCGTGAAGGCGCTGATCGATGACACCTCCACCCTTGCGCAGGGCATCGAGCTCGCGCGCACGGCGCAGGACGACGGCGTGGAACGGGCGCTCATCGCGCGGGCCAACGCACCGATCGACGCCGATCTGCGGCGTGCGGCGGTGGCCGCGCTGGGTTATGCGCATTCGCCGCAGGCCCTCGCGGCGCTCGCGGGCTGGCTGCGCAATCCGCTTCTTTCGGGGGATGCGGCCCACGCGCTCGGGCGCTCGCCGATGCGCGGCGCGCAAGCAACCTTGGACAAGGCGCTCAGCGATCCGGCGACGCGGCGGCTCGGTGTGCGTGGGGCCCTCGTGCGTGCGCTGGTGCGAGGCGAAAAGAGCTCGGTGTTCGCGCGCACCATCGAGCAGCTGGCGCAGTCGCGCGAAGGCGCGGACCGAGCCCTGGGTGTGTTCGCCCGTCTTGCCGTGGGAGAGGGCTCGCTCGAAAAGGAGCTGGGCGATCCCGATGCACGCGTGCGAAGGAGCGCGGCCCTGGCGTCGCTCGCGGGGGCGGAGCGCAATGCCGCGGCGAAGGTCCTCGCGCGCTTTACCGTGGAGCGCGATCCGCTGACCCGCACGGCGCTGCTCGCAGGGCTCGTTTCGGGCGACCAGGCCGGCCAGGTGACGACGTTGGAGCTTCGCGCGCGGGCCGAGGGCCAGGAGGCCGATGCGCCGCTCGCCGCGTTGGCCTTGGCGCAGCGGGGCGATACGAAAGAGGACGCGAACGTCAACGCGTTGCTCAAGTCGACCGATCCGCTGCTGCGGGCGCATGCGGCGCGCGGTCTGGGGGGCTCGCCGGTGCCCGATGCGGTGGGGCGACTCGCGGCCGCGTACCGCTACGAGCCGGATGCGACGGTGCGCTACGCATTGGTGCTGGCCTTGGCCTCGCGCATGGGGCAGGACCGCGATGCACCGGCGCGGCGCGAGACGCTCAAGGCGGCCGCCCGGCTCGATCCAGACGATGGCGTGCGCTGGCTGGCCGCGCGTGCCCTGGAGGGCGTGCCCCCGCCGCTGGAGGCCGCGCCGGCGGACGTCACCTGGCTCCGGGCAACGACGGCCGATGGGGGCAAGCCGCCCCCGGATCTCCTGGGAACCTTGGTGCGCGCAGACGGGATCGCCATCCCCATCGTGTTCGACGTGGACGGCTATGCGCTGGTCCCGGGGGTTCCTCCCGGCACGGCGCGTTTGATCCTTGCGCCACGGGTCCCGGCGTACGACCCTGCGAAGCCATGA
- the xseB gene encoding exodeoxyribonuclease VII small subunit, with translation MSQASPDPNDEPSFEQAVRQLTEIVQRLERGDLPLEESVALFEQGVRLSAISQRRLDRAQKRVEELLHVDESGRARTAPFDTSGDT, from the coding sequence ATGAGCCAGGCATCACCCGATCCGAACGACGAGCCGTCCTTCGAGCAAGCCGTTCGGCAGCTCACCGAAATCGTGCAACGGCTGGAGCGGGGCGACCTTCCCCTCGAGGAATCGGTCGCGCTGTTCGAGCAGGGCGTGCGCCTCTCGGCCATCTCGCAGCGCCGGCTCGACCGTGCGCAGAAGCGCGTGGAAGAGCTCCTCCACGTCGACGAATCCGGCCGCGCGCGCACGGCCCCGTTCGATACGAGCGGCGACACCTAG
- the ribA gene encoding GTP cyclohydrolase II — protein sequence MHVPARVIRPQLHWVASSPLPTRHGEFTTHVFLDQAGDGTGTGKEHLALVFGDVDGAKGIPVRVHSECMTSEVFGSLKCDCKEQLDYAMAEVARVGRGAVVYLRQEGRGIGLTNKIRAYDLQARGHDTVDANRLLGLPDDARKYDIAADILEFLGVRSIHLLTNNPEKVEALRALGVEVVGRQPVIIAPNPYSAGYLDTKRRRMAHKLPRLSRVPQAGAGATPSLSLVDTLAVDESRPSAGDAE from the coding sequence ATGCACGTCCCCGCTCGGGTGATCCGGCCTCAACTTCATTGGGTAGCTTCGAGTCCTCTTCCAACCAGACACGGCGAATTCACGACGCACGTATTTTTGGATCAGGCTGGAGACGGCACCGGCACCGGGAAAGAGCACCTGGCTTTGGTTTTCGGAGATGTCGACGGAGCGAAGGGCATCCCCGTTCGCGTGCACTCTGAATGCATGACCAGTGAGGTTTTCGGCTCGCTCAAGTGCGATTGCAAAGAGCAGCTGGATTACGCGATGGCCGAAGTGGCGCGCGTCGGGCGCGGCGCCGTGGTTTACCTCCGCCAAGAAGGACGCGGCATTGGGCTGACCAACAAGATTCGCGCGTACGATCTGCAGGCCCGCGGCCACGACACGGTCGACGCAAACCGGCTACTCGGCCTCCCCGACGACGCGCGCAAGTATGACATCGCGGCGGACATTCTCGAGTTCCTCGGTGTGCGCAGCATCCACCTTTTGACCAACAACCCGGAAAAGGTCGAGGCGCTGCGAGCGCTCGGGGTCGAAGTGGTGGGTCGCCAGCCCGTCATCATCGCGCCCAACCCGTACAGCGCCGGCTATCTGGACACGAAGCGCCGCCGCATGGCTCACAAGCTGCCCCGGCTTTCGAGGGTGCCCCAAGCCGGAGCGGGTGCCACCCCGTCGCTGTCGCTGGTCGACACGCTCGCGGTGGACGAAAGCCGCCCGAGCGCGGGCGACGCCGAGTAG
- a CDS encoding thrombospondin type 3 repeat-containing protein: MRSRTALISLIALGAALGTTRPASAEDLPSVDTRTWRPSTDHAANLVLEPVLTPGSWNWNAGAWFHYALHPVDLEPPGTADKVRAVEHAIGADLTLGIGLGRIVALGASVPAVLYQSGQSESLPKTVMGDVGLHSKVTVVSNEQGGFGLALLNNVLVPTGARTGFQGDGSTRVGARILAEYTLLVLGVQASAGYTLRTERRSFGDVRYGDEIPWTFGILMRPGILGVDGDNRQLWELAVHGSLPAGPSGPFGTGDPGSSKLSPMMLALSDRIALGKQRDFSLIAGVDVGLTAAYGVPTLRGIVALSWAPREHDQDHDGVADDVDQCPEIPEDRDGFEDGDGCPEIDDDDDGIVDSEDKCPRVAGVAQPGDKNGCPLPEGKPKSESP; this comes from the coding sequence ATGCGCTCCCGGACGGCTCTTATCTCATTGATCGCGCTCGGCGCGGCACTTGGCACGACGCGACCGGCCTCGGCCGAAGATCTCCCCTCGGTGGACACGCGCACGTGGCGCCCTTCCACGGACCACGCCGCGAACCTGGTGCTCGAGCCGGTGCTCACGCCGGGGTCGTGGAACTGGAACGCCGGCGCATGGTTCCACTATGCGCTGCACCCGGTGGATCTGGAGCCGCCCGGCACCGCCGACAAAGTGCGCGCGGTGGAGCATGCCATCGGCGCCGATTTGACCTTGGGCATCGGGCTAGGGCGCATCGTGGCCCTCGGCGCGAGCGTGCCGGCGGTGCTCTATCAGAGCGGACAAAGCGAGTCCCTGCCCAAAACGGTGATGGGCGACGTGGGCCTGCACAGCAAGGTCACCGTCGTGTCCAACGAGCAAGGAGGCTTCGGGCTCGCCCTGCTCAACAACGTGCTCGTGCCCACGGGCGCCCGTACCGGGTTCCAGGGAGATGGCAGCACACGGGTGGGCGCGCGCATTCTTGCAGAGTACACGCTTCTCGTATTGGGCGTGCAGGCGAGCGCCGGCTACACCTTGCGGACCGAGCGGCGCTCGTTCGGCGACGTGCGTTACGGCGACGAGATCCCGTGGACCTTCGGCATCCTCATGCGCCCGGGCATCCTGGGCGTCGATGGCGACAACCGGCAGCTCTGGGAGCTGGCGGTGCATGGTTCGCTTCCCGCAGGGCCGTCGGGACCATTTGGAACGGGGGATCCCGGTAGTTCGAAGCTGAGCCCCATGATGCTCGCGCTCTCGGACCGGATCGCCCTCGGCAAGCAGCGGGATTTCTCGCTCATCGCAGGCGTCGACGTCGGCTTGACGGCGGCTTACGGTGTCCCCACCTTGCGCGGCATCGTGGCCCTTTCGTGGGCGCCGCGCGAGCACGATCAGGACCACGATGGGGTGGCCGACGACGTCGACCAGTGCCCGGAGATCCCCGAGGATCGCGACGGCTTCGAGGACGGCGACGGCTGCCCGGAGATCGATGACGACGATGACGGCATCGTCGATTCCGAGGACAAATGCCCGCGGGTGGCAGGCGTGGCGCAGCCCGGCGACAAGAACGGCTGCCCTCTGCCGGAGGGTAAGCCAAAGAGCGAGTCCCCGTGA
- a CDS encoding MYXO-CTERM sorting domain-containing protein: MFARKVAPSSFLVFAFLSFLVLVLTSGDAAAAGSARLKTTEVQEVSGAWHIFVTVELPKPPLTAHVPMRFVFTKTAVYERSLTDNSKDPVVNRQTLAGQQPTAESLDVDFANPQGKIFKGTNFDFGLTRARGYEAGEYTVQIRTADGVDIGGPMRLTLKGDNPVVDRRSITFEAKKKGITKVGDEDAGAAKKTDEAAPTTNYSGEVTPSGSAAPFVPKTAYDPTEEEKIKENPKGCGCSVPGLASALNGSGGLMFLSALAVLAGVSRRRRKP; the protein is encoded by the coding sequence ATGTTTGCCCGCAAGGTCGCGCCGTCCTCGTTCCTTGTATTTGCCTTTCTCTCTTTCCTGGTCCTCGTCCTCACGTCGGGCGACGCGGCCGCAGCCGGCAGCGCGCGCCTCAAGACCACGGAAGTACAAGAGGTTTCCGGGGCCTGGCACATCTTCGTCACCGTCGAGCTGCCCAAGCCGCCGCTCACCGCCCACGTGCCCATGCGGTTCGTCTTCACGAAAACCGCCGTCTACGAGCGCTCGCTGACGGACAACAGCAAGGACCCCGTGGTGAACCGGCAGACATTGGCCGGCCAGCAGCCGACGGCCGAGTCGCTCGACGTCGACTTCGCGAACCCGCAGGGCAAAATCTTCAAGGGCACGAACTTCGACTTCGGCCTGACGCGCGCACGCGGCTACGAGGCCGGCGAGTACACGGTGCAGATCCGCACGGCGGACGGCGTGGACATCGGCGGGCCGATGCGGCTCACGCTGAAAGGCGACAACCCCGTCGTCGATCGCCGCAGCATCACCTTCGAGGCCAAGAAGAAGGGCATCACCAAGGTCGGCGACGAGGATGCCGGCGCGGCCAAAAAGACCGACGAAGCCGCCCCCACGACGAACTACTCGGGTGAGGTGACCCCCAGCGGCAGCGCCGCCCCCTTCGTGCCCAAGACGGCGTACGACCCGACGGAGGAAGAGAAAATCAAAGAAAACCCCAAGGGATGCGGCTGCTCGGTGCCAGGGCTCGCGTCCGCGCTGAACGGGAGCGGGGGCCTCATGTTTCTGAGCGCGCTCGCCGTGCTGGCGGGTGTCAGCCGCCGCCGTCGCAAGCCGTGA
- a CDS encoding ATP-grasp domain-containing protein has translation MRIALTHNLKLSASEEEAEFDSPETIAAISGALTKAGHVVERMEVSGPASRLVARLEAYAPDIIFNTAEGRRGKMRRGFYPALFEELGIAVTGSDAYALCITLDKALTKRILAGYGVSSPRGRMITRASLKDGGLDELPYPVVAKPNFEGSSKGVTQANVAEDSIELGHALDRLLARYPDGVLVERYISGTDLRVSRVDGLPPLPPVEVVVDPTYARRFDLFDYALKHEEASFVSWRVPAHLPRALLERVSDLAERTFSALGMRDVGSLDFRVGLDGQVHFLSATCLPSFGPTASLFAATKAVGLDYHATILAVLRAATARAGLLSLYDATKPRRNGTGSKRPILRVGLAFNMKRIDSAADDREAEFDSPKTIEAITRAIESYGHTVVPLEATVDFPRVLMASRVDLVFNIAEGISGRNREAQVPNLCELLNVPYTGSDAATLSICLDKALAKRMLAAGRERVLTPEFQVLYTGREKLRSFRYPVIVKPNAEGTSKGINGKSVVDTEAGVREVAREIIERYGQPAIVEEYIRGREFTVGLLGERRPRVLPPMEIVFLEPSERAVYGYTMKQDWERHVRYECPPVSLSKEHVRAMEKVCRTTFTALGCRDVARIDLRMTREGQIYVIEVNPLPGLTPNYSDLCLIANGAHLEYRLLIGEILSYGIKRWRERQFAAADPQEAPRATPPEGGTDTTSTWEAQGA, from the coding sequence ATGCGGATCGCCCTCACGCACAATCTGAAGCTGAGTGCATCGGAAGAGGAAGCGGAGTTCGACAGCCCAGAAACCATCGCCGCGATCAGCGGCGCACTCACCAAAGCGGGGCACGTCGTCGAGCGCATGGAAGTCTCCGGCCCCGCATCGCGGCTGGTGGCGCGCTTGGAGGCGTACGCGCCGGACATCATCTTCAACACCGCCGAAGGGCGGCGCGGCAAGATGCGGCGCGGCTTCTACCCCGCGCTGTTCGAGGAACTCGGCATCGCCGTCACGGGCAGCGACGCCTACGCGCTGTGCATCACGCTCGATAAGGCGCTGACCAAGCGCATCCTCGCGGGCTACGGCGTCTCGAGTCCGCGCGGCCGCATGATCACGCGGGCGTCGCTCAAAGACGGAGGGCTCGACGAGCTTCCCTATCCCGTCGTCGCCAAGCCGAACTTCGAAGGATCCTCGAAAGGCGTCACGCAAGCCAACGTCGCCGAAGACTCCATCGAGCTCGGTCACGCGCTCGATCGCCTGCTCGCACGCTACCCCGACGGCGTCCTGGTGGAGCGCTACATTTCGGGCACGGATCTGCGGGTCTCCCGCGTCGATGGGCTGCCCCCGCTGCCGCCCGTCGAGGTCGTGGTGGACCCGACGTACGCGCGCCGCTTCGATCTGTTCGATTACGCGCTGAAGCACGAAGAGGCATCGTTCGTCTCGTGGCGTGTGCCGGCGCACCTGCCTCGCGCGCTGCTCGAACGGGTGAGCGATCTCGCCGAGCGCACGTTTTCGGCGCTGGGCATGCGCGATGTGGGCTCGCTCGATTTTCGCGTGGGGCTCGATGGGCAGGTCCATTTCCTCAGCGCGACGTGCCTGCCGAGCTTCGGGCCCACCGCATCGCTCTTCGCGGCGACGAAGGCGGTGGGGCTCGACTACCACGCCACCATCCTCGCCGTGCTTCGCGCGGCCACCGCGCGTGCGGGGCTTTTGTCGCTGTACGATGCGACCAAGCCGCGGAGAAACGGCACCGGCAGCAAGCGGCCCATTTTGCGGGTGGGGCTGGCCTTCAACATGAAGCGCATCGACTCCGCCGCCGACGATCGCGAGGCGGAATTCGACAGCCCGAAGACCATCGAAGCGATCACACGGGCCATCGAGAGCTATGGGCACACGGTGGTGCCACTCGAGGCCACGGTGGACTTCCCGCGCGTGCTCATGGCCTCGCGCGTCGATCTGGTCTTCAACATCGCCGAGGGCATCAGCGGCCGCAACCGCGAGGCACAGGTGCCCAATTTGTGCGAGCTGCTCAACGTGCCATACACCGGCAGCGATGCGGCAACCTTGAGCATCTGCCTGGACAAGGCCTTGGCCAAGCGCATGCTCGCGGCCGGGCGCGAACGCGTGCTCACCCCCGAGTTTCAAGTGCTGTACACGGGGCGCGAGAAGCTGCGGAGCTTCCGCTACCCGGTCATCGTGAAGCCCAACGCCGAGGGCACGAGCAAGGGCATCAACGGCAAGAGCGTCGTGGACACCGAGGCGGGTGTGCGCGAGGTGGCGCGCGAAATCATCGAGCGCTACGGGCAGCCGGCCATCGTGGAGGAGTACATCCGCGGGCGCGAATTCACCGTGGGGCTCCTGGGAGAGAGGCGCCCGCGCGTGCTGCCGCCCATGGAAATCGTCTTTCTGGAGCCCTCGGAGCGAGCCGTCTACGGCTACACGATGAAGCAGGACTGGGAACGTCACGTCCGCTACGAGTGCCCGCCCGTGTCGCTGAGCAAGGAGCACGTGCGCGCGATGGAAAAGGTGTGCCGCACCACCTTCACCGCGCTGGGCTGCCGCGATGTGGCCCGCATCGATCTGCGCATGACCCGAGAGGGACAGATTTACGTCATCGAGGTGAATCCCCTGCCCGGCCTCACCCCGAACTACAGCGATCTATGCCTCATCGCCAACGGCGCGCACCTGGAGTATCGGCTGCTCATCGGGGAAATTCTGAGCTACGGGATCAAGCGGTGGCGCGAACGGCAGTTCGCCGCGGCGGACCCGCAAGAGGCCCCACGCGCGACGCCTCCGGAAGGCGGCACCGACACGACGTCGACATGGGAGGCTCAGGGCGCGTAG
- a CDS encoding SH3 domain-containing protein, producing the protein MESNKRQGPPYSVDIPKGKADEPSWLRVAAIAIVGFVVGVAWPKVAGVRIGPNAPSEAVAAHAKEQAKEQKEQQAAAEASASASSGNVPSVSANVPSSAGAPAVQPANAPDILVKGGILLGCRTSGGELIKGMACGPIAFDAIVQPRMKKLSQCAAAQGAEGKFGVIFNLDFNSNKTGFTLGKNSTVKDPDGLLTCLKQSFESVSLSAVSHEHPTYSLLYNANFVSKVSTGSSPSARSNTPAAPAEPAGTATQIMWEVAIVRDKPRTGQVVARLPRGTNVRLGASQDGGWYQVKYGESFANEGWLYRAAIGK; encoded by the coding sequence GTGGAAAGCAACAAGCGCCAAGGACCGCCGTATTCCGTCGACATTCCCAAGGGGAAAGCCGACGAACCGTCGTGGCTGCGGGTCGCCGCCATCGCCATCGTCGGGTTCGTCGTGGGCGTCGCCTGGCCCAAGGTAGCCGGCGTTCGCATCGGCCCCAACGCACCCTCGGAGGCCGTGGCCGCCCACGCAAAAGAGCAGGCCAAAGAACAGAAGGAACAGCAGGCGGCCGCCGAGGCCTCCGCGTCGGCCTCCTCGGGCAACGTGCCCAGTGTTTCGGCCAACGTGCCCTCCTCCGCAGGCGCGCCGGCCGTGCAACCCGCCAATGCGCCGGACATTCTCGTGAAGGGCGGGATTCTCCTCGGGTGCCGCACCTCCGGCGGTGAGCTCATCAAGGGCATGGCGTGCGGCCCCATCGCGTTCGATGCGATCGTGCAGCCGCGCATGAAGAAACTCTCGCAGTGCGCCGCCGCGCAGGGCGCCGAGGGGAAGTTCGGTGTCATCTTCAACCTGGACTTCAACTCGAACAAGACCGGCTTCACGCTGGGCAAGAACTCCACCGTCAAAGATCCCGACGGCTTGCTCACGTGCTTGAAGCAAAGCTTCGAGTCCGTTTCGCTGTCGGCCGTCTCGCACGAGCACCCGACGTATTCGCTCCTCTACAACGCGAACTTCGTCTCCAAGGTGTCGACCGGCTCCTCGCCTTCCGCGCGCAGCAACACGCCCGCGGCACCGGCCGAGCCTGCGGGCACCGCCACGCAGATCATGTGGGAGGTGGCCATCGTGCGGGACAAGCCGCGCACCGGGCAGGTCGTGGCACGCCTTCCGCGCGGGACCAACGTGCGGCTCGGTGCAAGCCAAGACGGCGGCTGGTACCAGGTGAAGTACGGCGAAAGCTTCGCCAACGAGGGCTGGCTTTACCGCGCCGCCATCGGCAAATAG
- the holA gene encoding DNA polymerase III subunit delta produces MAQAKQGKLLPLYVIVGEERFLRDEVVAALRSAALGNGVAAFNEDKYTAGEADADAILSAARTVPMMAPKRFVLVRGIERWDSSGEGRSDDGDAKKLAPLDRFAEYAAAPIDSTCMVLTGDKVDGRKKLATLGKKQGFVVACDVLGSRELPNWIRERATARGNPIDPDVAELLAEIAGPELAHVNDAIERLALYAGEGKPITEEAVGECVARVRTADTWDLVAKVGARDLKGALAALADTYDPRDRGLPLLGALAWSIRQLAKFQAAAESGASTDEAAKRAGVFQPFRARELAQRARGLRPKETDRWLLVLAETDLALKGSRRPPQAILEDMLTRLCASSGRASRA; encoded by the coding sequence ATGGCGCAAGCGAAGCAGGGGAAGCTGCTTCCGCTGTACGTCATCGTCGGCGAGGAGCGCTTCCTTCGCGACGAGGTCGTGGCCGCATTGCGTTCCGCGGCACTAGGCAACGGCGTCGCCGCCTTCAACGAGGACAAGTACACCGCGGGCGAGGCCGACGCCGACGCGATCCTCTCCGCAGCGCGCACGGTGCCGATGATGGCGCCCAAGCGCTTCGTCCTGGTTCGGGGCATCGAGCGCTGGGACTCCTCAGGTGAAGGGCGAAGCGACGACGGCGACGCGAAGAAGCTTGCACCGCTGGACCGATTCGCCGAATACGCCGCCGCGCCCATCGACTCCACCTGCATGGTCCTCACCGGCGACAAGGTCGACGGGCGAAAGAAGCTCGCCACCTTGGGCAAGAAGCAGGGCTTCGTCGTGGCGTGCGACGTCCTGGGAAGTCGCGAGCTACCCAACTGGATCCGCGAGCGCGCCACGGCCCGGGGCAACCCCATCGATCCCGACGTCGCCGAGCTGCTCGCGGAAATTGCAGGCCCCGAGCTGGCCCACGTCAACGACGCCATCGAGCGGCTGGCGCTCTACGCCGGCGAGGGAAAGCCCATCACCGAGGAAGCCGTCGGCGAGTGCGTGGCCCGCGTGCGGACCGCCGACACCTGGGACCTCGTGGCGAAGGTCGGCGCGCGCGACTTGAAAGGTGCACTCGCCGCCCTGGCCGACACCTACGATCCGCGCGACCGCGGACTGCCGCTCCTCGGCGCCTTGGCGTGGTCGATTCGCCAGTTGGCGAAGTTTCAGGCGGCCGCGGAGTCCGGGGCCTCCACGGACGAGGCCGCCAAACGTGCCGGGGTCTTCCAGCCATTCCGCGCCCGGGAACTGGCGCAACGGGCCCGCGGCCTTCGCCCCAAAGAGACGGATCGCTGGCTCCTGGTCCTGGCGGAGACCGACTTGGCACTCAAAGGCTCCCGGAGGCCGCCCCAGGCCATCTTGGAGGACATGCTGACCCGTCTCTGCGCGTCATCGGGACGGGCGTCGCGGGCATGA
- a CDS encoding sigma-70 family RNA polymerase sigma factor yields MSVHPSSESPPSSPALDGREGEEEPEADSREGALAGAPGGPRSPHVVPGPVNTRAHAASNKAQRAKEAEEDRQLIARAQAGDMAAFRQLVERHQRRAFAIALALVRDENDARELVQDAFLRVFKSLHSFQGSSSFFTWLYRIITNLSIDLLRKPGHKLVEPDERRHEEEDQESLFPFVSRVEGADPVDVVRRREIGVRLQQALEALPPYHRGVIVMREVDGLSYEEMAQAMGVSKGTIMSRLFHARQKLQRALADCYAEQVGTPPESVDPASDVAPQAGRGAEEPGEEGAQ; encoded by the coding sequence GTGAGTGTTCACCCGTCGTCGGAATCGCCTCCGTCCTCCCCCGCGCTGGATGGCCGGGAGGGCGAGGAGGAGCCCGAGGCCGACTCGCGTGAGGGCGCACTTGCTGGCGCTCCCGGCGGCCCGAGAAGCCCCCACGTGGTGCCCGGGCCGGTGAATACGCGCGCCCATGCGGCGTCCAACAAAGCGCAGAGGGCAAAAGAAGCAGAGGAGGATCGGCAACTTATCGCACGGGCACAAGCAGGTGACATGGCCGCGTTCCGACAGCTCGTGGAACGGCACCAACGGCGCGCCTTTGCCATTGCCTTGGCCCTCGTCCGTGACGAGAACGACGCCCGCGAACTCGTTCAGGACGCTTTTTTGAGGGTCTTCAAGAGCCTCCATAGCTTCCAGGGATCATCGAGCTTTTTCACCTGGCTGTACCGCATCATCACGAACCTCAGCATCGACCTGCTCCGCAAGCCGGGCCACAAGCTCGTCGAACCGGACGAACGCCGTCACGAAGAGGAAGACCAGGAGTCCCTTTTCCCCTTCGTCAGCCGCGTGGAAGGTGCCGATCCCGTCGATGTCGTCCGCCGGCGCGAAATCGGTGTGCGATTGCAACAGGCGCTCGAAGCGCTACCGCCCTATCACCGGGGCGTCATCGTGATGCGAGAAGTCGACGGCCTTAGCTACGAAGAAATGGCGCAGGCCATGGGAGTTTCAAAAGGTACGATCATGAGCCGCCTATTCCACGCACGTCAGAAGCTCCAGCGAGCCTTGGCGGATTGTTATGCCGAGCAGGTGGGCACGCCACCTGAGAGCGTGGATCCCGCCTCCGATGTCGCCCCGCAAGCGGGTCGGGGCGCGGAAGAGCCGGGCGAGGAGGGGGCCCAATGA